Proteins found in one Maridesulfovibrio sp. genomic segment:
- a CDS encoding AMIN domain-containing protein, producing MTKKQKKIVQCPFCDSNRLYFRRGLVSDVLISMILPVRSYTCGSCSRSFRRFGNYFTSRQALIHILCVLAIIAFINPQLLLPKNLLLQEEQVTEEPAVKTDKITNITAKEELPLLSMTIANATNSTFSMENGTLAITAANGTTNASQTNMTQTETIAENATTKTILAFNGTDVSNSTAAKKNSGKVAEKATEPVKQIQGLQQGKLESIYFKEVKGKTRISLDLGGAPLSYTSFFLKDPNRLVVDIHGKWDYFGPTVLKPENPIFSRFRIGIYEDKIRMVMDLKGQTPAPVIAKTANGLDIDVK from the coding sequence ATGACTAAAAAGCAGAAGAAAATAGTTCAATGCCCGTTTTGCGATAGCAACCGCCTGTATTTCAGACGGGGGCTCGTTTCTGATGTGCTCATTTCCATGATCCTGCCGGTCAGATCTTACACCTGTGGTTCATGCAGCCGCAGTTTCCGCCGTTTTGGCAATTACTTCACCAGCAGGCAGGCGTTAATTCATATTTTATGTGTGCTTGCGATCATCGCATTCATCAATCCACAACTGCTGCTCCCGAAGAATCTGCTTCTTCAAGAAGAGCAAGTCACAGAAGAACCCGCTGTAAAGACTGACAAAATCACGAACATCACAGCAAAAGAAGAACTTCCGCTCCTTTCCATGACCATTGCCAACGCCACAAACAGCACGTTTTCTATGGAGAATGGAACCCTTGCTATCACGGCAGCAAACGGTACTACGAATGCATCGCAAACGAATATGACGCAGACCGAAACAATAGCGGAAAACGCTACTACAAAAACTATTCTGGCATTCAACGGCACTGACGTCAGCAATTCCACCGCAGCAAAAAAGAACAGCGGAAAAGTCGCCGAAAAAGCGACCGAACCGGTAAAACAGATTCAGGGCCTGCAACAGGGAAAGCTGGAATCCATCTACTTTAAAGAGGTGAAAGGTAAAACCAGAATCAGCCTTGATCTCGGTGGGGCACCTCTTTCCTACACCTCGTTTTTCTTGAAAGATCCCAACCGCCTTGTAGTTGATATCCATGGTAAATGGGATTACTTCGGACCGACCGTGCTTAAGCCTGAAAACCCTATTTTCTCACGCTTCAGGATAGGCATTTACGAAGATAAGATCCGCATGGTCATGGATCTGAAAGGACAAACCCCGGCCCCGGTCATAGCCAAAACCGCAAACGGGCTTGATATTGATGTTAAGTAA
- a CDS encoding cytochrome c biogenesis protein CcdA, protein MRFKLISLIFFSFVSFFTLICSQSAHSAQNLNKNLGTKWEILHLTKEAQKETGLKTDIMTALILEPRNGWYTYSHNPGKMGQPTVLKVTLTPDNTILPVLYLPGKLKDDPFNKGQKIATYSEPTPILIPVPEGLKSFNLKAKLSLLMCSDTACQPFKTNLTLLGLAVLPDKLPQAHLQPWWPKFVKLRKGAKAIKISLKNIAAKNTPEPKAKAVEKLVKETAPPLTGAKGNPTTPEFSFDSLKPNSFTPGLEVTDLTTAILFGLLAGFLLNFMPCVLPVISLKLSTLLAGTGHQNAQEQKRGFREHNVFFALGIMLYFGVLSGILGTTGMAWGQIFQKPTVVIGLTGIVFALSLSLFGLFNLPIVDLKIGSESSGPRRQALFTGVLATLLATPCSGPFLGGVLGWAMVQPHYVISSVFLSVGAGMSLPYILMAIFPALATRFPKPGAWTIWIERAAGFFLVGTCIYLFSILPEDMYIPTMIFLWFTAVGAWMWGLSSGTDKKSAMYLLRIGALAICIGAGFWATTPQERTAHWIGFEQQDFSDRLGNEAILVEFTADWCPSCKVLEQTVLTPTNLNRWRDKYGLTFIKVDLTAPDKVADKFLRALGSRSIPLAAIFKPGKDARSPTVIRDLYTTGQMNEALSQTLK, encoded by the coding sequence ATGCGTTTTAAGCTAATTTCTTTAATTTTTTTTAGTTTCGTTTCATTTTTTACGCTTATCTGTTCACAGTCGGCTCATAGCGCCCAGAACCTGAATAAAAACCTAGGGACCAAATGGGAAATACTCCACCTCACCAAAGAAGCACAGAAAGAAACAGGGCTGAAAACAGATATTATGACGGCCCTGATACTGGAACCCAGAAACGGATGGTATACATATTCCCATAATCCGGGAAAAATGGGCCAGCCTACGGTATTAAAAGTAACCCTTACACCGGACAACACCATACTTCCGGTCCTCTACCTGCCGGGAAAACTCAAGGATGACCCTTTTAATAAGGGTCAGAAAATAGCTACCTATTCTGAACCTACTCCGATTTTGATTCCTGTTCCCGAAGGACTAAAATCTTTCAATTTAAAAGCTAAGCTTTCACTGCTGATGTGTTCCGATACAGCCTGCCAACCTTTCAAAACCAACCTGACGCTTCTCGGATTAGCAGTTTTACCGGACAAGCTGCCGCAGGCCCATCTTCAACCGTGGTGGCCAAAGTTCGTTAAGCTGCGCAAGGGAGCTAAAGCCATTAAAATCTCCCTTAAAAATATTGCCGCAAAAAATACCCCCGAACCGAAGGCAAAGGCAGTTGAAAAGCTGGTGAAAGAGACAGCTCCGCCGTTAACGGGGGCAAAGGGAAACCCCACTACCCCCGAGTTTTCATTTGATTCTCTTAAACCTAACTCCTTTACTCCGGGACTAGAAGTCACTGACCTGACCACTGCGATACTATTCGGTCTGCTGGCAGGATTTCTGCTCAATTTCATGCCCTGCGTACTTCCGGTAATCAGCCTGAAACTCTCCACCCTGCTGGCTGGAACCGGACACCAGAATGCACAAGAACAAAAGCGTGGGTTCCGGGAACACAATGTCTTCTTTGCCCTTGGCATAATGCTTTACTTTGGAGTGCTTAGCGGAATCCTCGGCACAACCGGAATGGCTTGGGGGCAGATCTTCCAAAAACCCACGGTTGTCATCGGGCTGACCGGGATTGTCTTCGCCCTTAGTTTAAGCCTTTTCGGACTGTTCAATCTGCCCATTGTAGACCTTAAAATCGGCTCGGAAAGCAGCGGACCGCGCAGGCAGGCCCTTTTTACCGGGGTACTGGCAACCCTGCTGGCAACTCCCTGCAGCGGACCTTTTCTGGGTGGAGTTCTGGGCTGGGCTATGGTCCAACCTCACTATGTTATCAGCTCGGTATTTCTCAGTGTTGGCGCAGGTATGTCTTTGCCATATATATTGATGGCCATTTTCCCGGCACTTGCTACACGTTTTCCCAAACCCGGCGCATGGACCATCTGGATCGAACGGGCCGCGGGATTCTTCCTTGTCGGGACCTGCATATACCTGTTCAGCATCCTGCCGGAAGATATGTACATCCCGACTATGATTTTTCTATGGTTCACCGCTGTAGGCGCGTGGATGTGGGGACTTTCATCCGGTACTGATAAAAAATCAGCAATGTATCTGCTGCGTATCGGCGCCTTAGCCATTTGTATCGGTGCTGGTTTCTGGGCGACAACCCCGCAGGAAAGGACCGCGCATTGGATTGGTTTCGAGCAGCAGGATTTCAGCGACCGTTTAGGTAATGAAGCTATACTCGTGGAGTTCACGGCCGACTGGTGCCCTTCCTGTAAAGTCTTGGAGCAGACAGTGCTAACCCCGACCAATCTAAACCGCTGGCGGGATAAATACGGACTTACTTTCATAAAAGTGGATTTGACCGCCCCGGACAAAGTTGCCGATAAATTCCTGCGAGCTTTAGGCAGCCGTTCCATACCGCTGGCAGCCATCTTCAAGCCCGGGAAGGACGCCCGGTCACCTACGGTTATCCGCGATCTGTACACTACAGGGCAGATGAATGAGGCTTTAAGCCAGACTCTTAAATAA
- a CDS encoding iron-containing alcohol dehydrogenase: protein MLNFQIFIPTRIIFGPGKLAELGTLPLPKGNKAMVIIGESGAMIKNGYLEKVQAALAKQDVSTVVFDNISPNPNSDQVDEAAKTAREKEIDFIVALGGGSTIDAAKAIALLTTNVGKCWDYMQSGSGGGVNPENPAAPLIAIPTTAGTGTEADQWAVISKSGGSEKISLGNDSTFPTISIVDPELMISVPARMTAYTGIDTFFHAVETFLSTAHQPMSDMLALEAVHLSSHYLPMAIVEGDNIEARTVMAWSSTAAGMCETLSRCISQHSLEHALSAKYPDLPHGLGLAKLSVPYFKRLIPESPERFEDLAMAMGYDTQQFDENMRATVFLEGLRTLLERSGFNEESLKDYGAKEEDVADLVDIAEQTMGKLFEFTPAEMTREDLECIMSEAIAG, encoded by the coding sequence ATGCTTAATTTTCAAATATTTATTCCTACCCGCATTATTTTCGGCCCCGGTAAACTGGCAGAACTCGGTACTCTGCCCCTCCCCAAAGGCAACAAAGCCATGGTCATCATCGGTGAATCCGGCGCAATGATCAAAAACGGCTACCTGGAAAAGGTACAAGCCGCACTTGCCAAACAGGATGTTTCCACCGTGGTTTTCGATAACATCTCCCCCAACCCTAACTCAGATCAGGTTGATGAAGCAGCTAAAACTGCCCGGGAAAAAGAAATTGATTTCATCGTTGCCCTTGGCGGCGGATCTACAATCGATGCAGCCAAGGCAATCGCCCTTTTAACCACCAACGTCGGCAAATGCTGGGATTACATGCAGTCCGGTTCCGGTGGTGGTGTTAATCCTGAAAATCCCGCAGCGCCGCTAATCGCAATCCCCACTACAGCGGGAACCGGCACAGAAGCGGACCAGTGGGCAGTAATCAGCAAATCCGGCGGCTCTGAAAAAATAAGCCTCGGTAATGACTCCACCTTCCCCACTATTTCCATCGTCGACCCGGAACTGATGATTAGCGTGCCGGCACGCATGACGGCTTACACCGGCATTGATACATTTTTCCATGCGGTAGAAACATTCCTTTCCACCGCGCATCAGCCCATGAGTGACATGCTGGCTCTGGAAGCAGTACACCTGAGCAGCCATTACCTGCCCATGGCTATCGTGGAAGGCGATAACATAGAAGCCCGCACCGTCATGGCATGGTCCAGCACTGCCGCAGGAATGTGCGAAACCCTTTCCCGCTGCATCTCCCAGCACTCTCTGGAACATGCCTTAAGCGCCAAATACCCCGATCTGCCGCACGGCCTCGGCCTTGCCAAGCTTTCGGTTCCTTATTTCAAGCGCCTTATCCCGGAAAGCCCGGAACGCTTTGAAGATCTGGCCATGGCGATGGGCTATGACACTCAGCAGTTTGATGAAAACATGCGCGCCACAGTATTCCTCGAAGGTTTACGGACTCTGCTTGAAAGGTCCGGTTTCAACGAAGAATCACTTAAAGATTACGGTGCCAAAGAAGAAGACGTTGCTGATCTGGTCGATATCGCGGAACAGACAATGGGCAAACTTTTCGAGTTCACCCCTGCGGAAATGACTCGCGAAGACCTCGAATGCATCATGTCTGAAGCCATCGCAGGCTAG
- a CDS encoding plasmid mobilization protein, producing MPSKKKVIKTYVSEEEYQSICTSAEQCSLSLSAFAKAVCLGHEIKSSTDQQTRRELLKLNGDQGRLGGLLKMLILDDDDNRKAAERLLREIGQTQRQIVKKVRSI from the coding sequence ATGCCCAGCAAAAAGAAAGTCATCAAGACTTATGTTTCTGAAGAGGAATATCAGTCTATTTGCACAAGCGCAGAACAGTGCAGTTTGTCGCTGTCTGCTTTTGCCAAGGCCGTATGTCTGGGGCACGAAATCAAGAGCAGCACGGATCAACAGACCCGCCGGGAACTTTTGAAGCTCAATGGGGATCAGGGTCGTCTGGGCGGTCTTTTAAAGATGCTGATCCTTGACGATGATGACAACCGAAAGGCGGCAGAGAGGCTACTTAGAGAAATAGGTCAGACTCAACGGCAAATAGTCAAGAAGGTGAGGTCTATATGA